Genomic DNA from Chanos chanos chromosome 6, fChaCha1.1, whole genome shotgun sequence:
CCAGGGCCGAAGAACggatagagtttctcagtgaaagtctgaccagtgaaagagtagatatgagaactggcctccacatcataGAAGGAGACTcgaccctcctcataatccacaaacacccccaccctctggggtttctgactcagagagagacagattgggCGACAGCCGTTAGCCGAATACTCATCTCCTTTCTCCAAAGCCACGGTCCAGAATCCGTTGTCAGGACTCAGTGTTATAACTCCCTTCCTGGTACTGAATTCACTGGCCACACCCAGGGTCCACCATGTCTTCCCCTTCACCTGAACCTCATGGTAAAACTTCCCTGAGGAGAAGCCCTCCTTCCCCAGGGCGTAGACACAGCAGTTAAACCTCTGTGGGTTACCACAGACTCTCTGAGGGGCGTCTCCGTGTCCAACTCGTTTGCCATTACCAGTTAAGAAGAGACTGGGATGGGCTGTATCAGGATTCACCGTCACatccactgaaaaacaaacacacacacacacacacacacacacacacacacacacacacacacacacacacacacacacacacacacagagtttatccACTGTCACatccactgaaacaaacacacacacacacacacagagtttatccACTGTCACatccactgaaacaaacacacacacacacacacagagtttatccACTGTCACatccactgaaacaaacacacacacacacacacagagtttatccACTGTCACatccactgaaacaaacacacacacacacacagagagagtttatcCACCGTcacatccactgacacacacacacacacacacacacacacacacacacacacacacacagagtgtttatCCACTGTCACatccactgaaacaaacacacacacagagtgtttatCCACTGTCAcatccactgaaacacacacacacacacacagagtgtttatCCACTGTCAcatccactgaaacacacacacacacacacacacagagtttatccactgaaacaaacacacacacacacacacagacacacagagtttatcCACAATCACAtccactgaaacaaacagagagagagagagtttattcaCCGTCAcatccactgaaacacacacacacagagtttgtgagtgtgtgcctgtctgtgtgtacatgatTATATGAGAAATTACATGAGATACATTATATGAGATAATTTGTCTGTGTCCGACAGATGTTGTAAAAAGATATGAATGGATGACATACCTGCATACTGTTTtattctcttcatttctgtagaaataaaatgagaaaaaaaaatcagtccaaAGGACATCATCCACTCTGTATtacttattattattgtattacttGATCAACCTTGCTGTTCTATTAAACATAATTTTCTGACATCATAATCaactttgttcattttgatcCAAATATTTCTCACCCTTTGCTGTAAACTTTTCATCATGGTTCCTCTCCAGTGTACAATAACACATCATGACGTTTATTGTCCGTTAAATACTCACTTATTTCAGGAACTTTCTCCATTTCCTCATTAAATGATTTCTCCAGCTGTTCCAGAGCTTCCCTCAGAGTGTCCACACACAGGTGAGGGTCAATACTgatgtcagtggagtgtgtggtgtgtggagggctgCACAGTGTTGGGTAAACCTAcagtccagcaggagagaggagaaatctctcagcatggggactcttgtcctgtcatgtgcTGCAGGGTcattgaacagagagagggacactgacctgtaggaggtggaggtgatctTCAGAGTGGgagagctgctccagctcagtgtctctcctcttcagctcagtgatctcctgctccagctctttaatgagaccttcagcctgcctctctgctgctttctgtttctcctccatcagcTCAATCAGCTCAGCCTGACTTCTCTcaatacagccaatcagagaacggaacacctccacactgtctgctatctgtctctctgtggatgcCTATCAGGACATCAAATGGATATGTTATATCACTTATATtgaataaattatatatttataatttatgtAATTTTAATCATAAATTTGTATGCAATACgtataatacatttataatcACAGTTATGTGATATCAAAACATGTGTTGATTTACTTTGGCATTTCAATAAAATGTACACATTGTAAAGCACTGGTTTTATAagtcatgaaagaaaaaaaatgaaatctaaaGTGGATTCACTTTTCTGAGCTCCTCTGAGTGTCTGATCTCTTTaatcttcttcagtttgtcctgGATCATCTTCTgaacctctgtctgtgttttccccagctcagactgtggacagagagagaaacatcataAATGATCGTGATTTCAGTTGGatttgtgtctgtcagtctctaAACAGACCCTCTCAAATATTACAAATTACAACCAATGAAAACAATAGGTCAGTTTTCTATGTGAGTTTGTTGTGCCTTGTTTCAGAGTAtttgtttctcagtgtttgCTTGGACAGTAGGTAGACAGAGGAACACTCATATGGTTTTAATGAGAAGGCAAGAACAGACACCTTGTACTTTCTACCTAAACCTTAGTGCTTCTGATGcttctgaaaacatttccatCTACTCAACTGCACCATATAGTCATAGCACATTGAAACATGCAGTGAGAGATTCAGTAATTGTCTGTAATGAGTCAAATATCAGGCAGGACAAATGTGTTCATTATCTCTCACCTTCCTCtgctcactctcctcctctagaGGAACAGTGTTGTGAGTCTTGTGGTCTCCCTcagtacagaactgacacacacatgtctggtcatctctacagaacagctccaggggtCTGTCATGTTTCTGACATATATAGTCCTCCAGGTTCTCCACAGGATCCATCAGTTTATGCTTCCTGAGTTTGGCTGCAGTTTTATGAGGCTCCAGGTGAGTTTCACAGAAACTCAACCCACAGtccagacaggacttcacagcCTTCAGTCTCTCACAGGTGCAGATGTCACAGGGCACCTTCCCAGGTTTGACAgggtctctccttctcctcaaaTGATCTACAACCTCTCTAAACATTCTGTTGATCTTGAGTTCAGGTCTAACATTAAACTGCTCCTTACAGAGAGGACACAGGCAGTGCTCACtcctatcccag
This window encodes:
- the LOC115813990 gene encoding E3 ubiquitin-protein ligase TRIM39-like, translated to MASSSSLLSEDQFLCSVCLDVFTDPVTTPCGHNFCMTCLNEHWDRSEHCLCPLCKEQFNVRPELKINRMFREVVDHLRRRRDPVKPGKVPCDICTCERLKAVKSCLDCGLSFCETHLEPHKTAAKLRKHKLMDPVENLEDYICQKHDRPLELFCRDDQTCVCQFCTEGDHKTHNTVPLEEESEQRKSELGKTQTEVQKMIQDKLKKIKEIRHSEELRKASTERQIADSVEVFRSLIGCIERSQAELIELMEEKQKAAERQAEGLIKELEQEITELKRRDTELEQLSHSEDHLHLLQVYPTLCSPPHTTHSTDISIDPHLCVDTLREALEQLEKSFNEEMEKVPEIKMKRIKQYAVDVTVNPDTAHPSLFLTGNGKRVGHGDAPQRVCGNPQRFNCCVYALGKEGFSSGKFYHEVQVKGKTWWTLGVASEFSTRKGVITLSPDNGFWTVALEKGDEYSANGCRPICLSLSQKPQRVGVFVDYEEGRVSFYDVEASSHIYSFTGQTFTEKLYPFFGPGLSGGENSAPLIICL